A genomic region of Elusimicrobiaceae bacterium contains the following coding sequences:
- a CDS encoding ankyrin repeat domain-containing protein: MRKITTLLFALCVATGFAFAEVHTSTPARPKPNTPTIGHRSIATWRTFQNPTIQNQITNALNSGNATELKKVLYENNIDINATNAYPNVSYDDFGYMANGHTLLTGAIDRGNDGNGCNLNRVKTLIQAGADLNARNGVGQVPMDYVRRQNCNADYKTTDYNVMYEFMTKAGAKPNPKYAGKSFKPTKDEKALIKAAKKGDTATVANLLAKGTDPNASDKLLNTALMAAVEAGQEETAKQLLAAGADVRILNANKQNALTIAINNKQTAMFPLLLQNGAYARKGILDAAQTGNEEILQALINAGADLEEIENGETPLYEVISKLYKNNYDTKQADTLLQAGANVKYVAHGNSVLYYVSGPNLGNKRKQLLQWLKGYGAEFTEKDQEDIVNEWKQAEAEYEAKYGKENVGDIFVKGLAEVGVAIVPQLIGQYGGIPAATAAQALSGMSTTSSNGTTCGDSKHQFQGATCDKCVNNKPRSNTACAACCATLGKPIADNRYWPNGRAPKDGFTRPGCYCVFTDGSANIF, from the coding sequence ATGCGAAAAATTACCACCCTTTTATTTGCGCTTTGTGTAGCCACAGGGTTCGCTTTTGCGGAAGTACATACAAGCACCCCTGCTAGACCTAAACCCAATACTCCCACTATAGGGCATAGAAGTATTGCTACATGGAGAACCTTTCAAAATCCTACTATCCAAAACCAGATTACAAACGCACTTAATTCCGGTAACGCTACGGAGTTAAAGAAAGTGCTTTATGAGAATAACATAGACATCAATGCTACAAATGCTTACCCGAATGTTAGTTACGATGATTTTGGCTATATGGCTAACGGTCATACGCTATTAACGGGTGCAATTGATAGAGGAAATGACGGAAACGGTTGTAATTTAAATAGAGTCAAAACTTTAATCCAAGCCGGAGCTGACCTAAATGCAAGAAACGGTGTCGGACAAGTGCCTATGGATTATGTAAGACGTCAAAATTGTAATGCCGATTACAAGACCACCGATTATAACGTAATGTATGAGTTTATGACGAAAGCAGGTGCTAAACCAAATCCCAAATATGCAGGTAAATCTTTCAAACCTACTAAAGATGAAAAAGCACTTATTAAAGCCGCCAAAAAGGGAGATACTGCTACCGTTGCCAACTTGTTAGCCAAAGGTACAGACCCGAACGCATCAGACAAACTCCTTAATACCGCACTTATGGCCGCAGTAGAGGCCGGACAAGAAGAAACTGCCAAACAGTTACTAGCCGCAGGGGCAGACGTTCGTATCCTCAATGCCAACAAACAAAATGCCTTAACTATTGCGATTAACAATAAGCAAACCGCCATGTTCCCGTTGCTACTTCAAAATGGTGCATATGCTAGAAAAGGGATATTAGATGCCGCCCAAACCGGAAATGAAGAAATCTTACAAGCTCTTATCAACGCAGGTGCAGATTTGGAAGAAATAGAAAATGGCGAAACACCGTTGTATGAAGTGATTTCCAAACTCTATAAAAATAACTACGATACCAAACAGGCCGATACACTTTTACAAGCAGGAGCCAATGTTAAATATGTAGCACATGGTAATAGCGTGCTTTATTATGTATCCGGTCCGAATTTGGGTAACAAACGCAAACAATTACTCCAATGGCTTAAAGGGTATGGGGCCGAATTTACCGAGAAAGACCAAGAAGATATTGTCAACGAGTGGAAACAAGCAGAAGCAGAATATGAAGCCAAATACGGTAAAGAAAATGTAGGAGACATATTTGTAAAAGGTCTTGCTGAAGTAGGTGTGGCTATTGTACCGCAACTTATTGGGCAATATGGGGGTATCCCTGCCGCCACCGCCGCCCAAGCATTATCCGGTATGTCCACAACGTCGTCAAATGGTACTACCTGTGGGGACAGTAAACATCAATTCCAAGGGGCTACGTGTGATAAGTGCGTAAACAATAAACCTCGGAGTAATACTGCCTGTGCCGCCTGCTGTGCCACGTTAGGCAAACCGATAGCCGATAACCGATACTGGCCCAACGGTCGTGCACCTAAAGACGGATTTACCAGACCTGGGTGCTATTGTGTATTTACAGACGGAAGTGCCAACATCTTTTAA